One genomic region from Sphingobacterium multivorum encodes:
- a CDS encoding SusC/RagA family TonB-linked outer membrane protein — translation MKTKKTRQWPEKRVSFVPEVSIMALCLSIAVPTAGSAKSLWTTAGRLPENTPHAAYNKLGMFQHAVKGKVKDSDGKPIEGVTVRVKNSAVETKTNGLGDYEFKSVNVGAVLLFSSVGFETREVVFNGNGQQLDVVLNNSSSSLEEVVVVGYGTQKKVNLTGAVATVSGKDMIKRPVVNTASMLQGAIPGVQINQGSGEPGNEGVSIRIRGKGTFSGAGSDPLVLIDGVQGKFSDVNPNDIENVSVLKDAASAAIYGSRAANGVILITTKQGKSGKTTVQYDGNVGIYKPTKMFDLITNSAQYMELYNEARKNSNLNDGLYPADVIAAYRNSNDPVKYPNTDWLGLIFQTKPTYTHNLGIQGGNEKTTFNVGLGYVNQDGMIKGFNYDRYSARLNLTTKISDGIKFGTNILLKTGHTESIPGGSKDLFLSAMSQAPTYGPFLPDGSGRYTYKAYDWEYNNKNPMAVLDRKFTYNTDDYAANLQAWMEVQLFKGLSWYTKGAYNFNMDKYKDYKSTLDEYYYHTGTLGTTLDLGKGLTDQDQQTIYTNLFTYLNYDRAFGDHHLKAQAGYSIEKSKYTYLQGFRQNFVDDTLTELNAGGSDIQRANGTANQWALISYFGRLNYDYQGKYLLEANMRYDGSSKFYGKNRWAAFPSFSAGWRVSEESFVKEFASGWLDNLKIRGSWGQLGNQNTGNYPYQPVLGLTGNYSFDNSTLNSGVAQQGLNNPIIKWETTTMTDVGLDLSLFKNLDITFDWYKKRTTDILRQSQITAIVGLGAPYVNDGIVENKGLELGITYRNQITTGALEGLRYQLGANLDRFKNKLVKFGEPEIGGYTVKKNGYAMDSFYTYEVMGIFQSEQEVASSPKQFNDNTLPGDLKYRDVNGDGKIDANDRTIIAGVDPKLNYSFNLSASFKGFDFSALLQGVYGVKSYVSGWGVTPFVQGSPPTKDWLDRWTPENPSTTMPRIYWGWSAPEKFSRASSYFIQDASYFRLKNLVLGYTLPDGLLKKYKIDRLRVYFSGDNLVTATKFKGLDPERYGNGDLVQYPQNKIYSFGVQVNF, via the coding sequence ATGAAAACAAAAAAGACAAGACAGTGGCCCGAAAAACGGGTGTCATTTGTTCCAGAAGTCAGTATTATGGCACTTTGTCTTTCGATTGCGGTACCAACTGCGGGGTCTGCAAAATCGTTATGGACAACAGCTGGCCGATTACCGGAGAACACACCGCATGCGGCATATAATAAATTAGGCATGTTCCAGCATGCTGTGAAAGGAAAGGTAAAGGATAGCGATGGAAAACCGATTGAAGGCGTTACAGTAAGGGTTAAAAATTCGGCCGTAGAAACAAAAACAAACGGGTTGGGCGACTATGAATTCAAGTCCGTCAATGTCGGAGCCGTCCTGCTGTTTTCATCCGTGGGTTTTGAAACAAGGGAGGTCGTTTTCAATGGCAACGGCCAACAATTGGATGTTGTGCTAAATAACTCATCTTCAAGTTTAGAGGAAGTCGTTGTCGTTGGTTACGGTACGCAAAAGAAAGTAAACCTAACAGGTGCCGTGGCTACAGTGAGCGGCAAAGATATGATCAAACGGCCCGTTGTCAATACAGCTTCCATGCTGCAGGGCGCAATACCGGGCGTACAAATCAACCAGGGCTCGGGAGAACCAGGCAATGAAGGTGTATCCATCCGCATTCGTGGCAAGGGAACTTTTAGTGGTGCCGGATCGGATCCTTTGGTGTTGATCGACGGTGTACAAGGCAAATTTTCGGATGTCAATCCCAATGATATCGAAAATGTCAGTGTACTTAAGGATGCGGCATCTGCAGCGATTTATGGATCCCGCGCGGCAAATGGTGTTATTTTGATCACCACAAAACAGGGGAAATCAGGGAAAACAACCGTGCAGTATGACGGTAATGTGGGTATCTATAAGCCTACGAAAATGTTTGATCTGATCACTAATTCGGCGCAGTATATGGAATTATACAATGAAGCGCGTAAGAATTCCAATCTCAACGATGGCCTATATCCCGCCGATGTGATCGCTGCCTATCGCAATAGCAACGATCCTGTAAAATATCCAAATACGGACTGGTTGGGGCTTATTTTCCAAACTAAACCGACCTACACGCATAATCTTGGTATCCAGGGCGGAAACGAGAAGACAACCTTTAATGTTGGTTTGGGCTACGTCAATCAGGATGGAATGATCAAAGGTTTTAACTACGACCGTTATTCCGCCCGGCTCAATCTGACGACCAAAATCTCGGACGGGATTAAATTCGGAACAAATATCTTGCTCAAAACAGGACATACCGAATCTATTCCGGGTGGATCCAAAGACTTGTTCCTGTCGGCCATGTCGCAGGCACCAACCTATGGCCCATTTTTGCCGGATGGTAGCGGGCGATATACGTACAAAGCTTACGACTGGGAGTACAACAATAAAAATCCTATGGCCGTATTGGATCGGAAATTCACCTACAATACCGATGATTATGCGGCTAATTTGCAGGCCTGGATGGAAGTACAACTGTTTAAAGGTCTTTCCTGGTACACCAAAGGTGCCTATAACTTCAATATGGACAAGTACAAGGATTATAAATCGACCTTGGATGAATATTACTACCACACGGGTACGCTGGGAACAACATTGGATCTTGGCAAGGGCCTTACAGATCAGGATCAGCAAACCATTTACACCAATTTATTTACTTACCTGAACTACGATCGTGCGTTTGGGGACCACCACCTCAAAGCGCAGGCCGGATATAGCATTGAAAAAAGTAAGTATACCTACCTCCAGGGCTTCAGACAGAATTTTGTCGATGATACCCTAACGGAATTAAATGCCGGTGGATCGGATATTCAACGGGCAAACGGAACAGCCAACCAATGGGCATTGATTTCTTATTTCGGCCGATTGAACTATGATTACCAAGGAAAATACCTCTTAGAAGCCAATATGCGTTACGATGGTAGTTCCAAGTTTTACGGTAAAAACCGTTGGGCAGCATTCCCTTCTTTCTCTGCCGGCTGGCGTGTATCTGAGGAATCGTTTGTCAAGGAATTTGCTTCGGGTTGGCTGGATAATTTGAAGATCCGTGGATCCTGGGGCCAACTTGGAAATCAGAATACCGGTAACTATCCGTATCAACCCGTATTGGGACTTACCGGAAATTACTCTTTTGACAATAGTACGCTAAATTCCGGTGTTGCTCAACAGGGATTAAACAACCCGATTATCAAATGGGAAACAACAACGATGACCGATGTGGGGTTGGACTTAAGTCTGTTTAAAAATTTAGATATCACCTTTGACTGGTACAAAAAGAGAACGACTGATATCCTTAGGCAGTCACAGATTACTGCAATAGTTGGTTTGGGAGCACCTTACGTCAATGATGGAATTGTCGAGAATAAAGGTCTTGAATTGGGAATTACTTATCGTAATCAGATTACTACGGGAGCATTAGAAGGGTTACGCTATCAGCTAGGTGCAAACCTCGATCGTTTCAAAAACAAGCTGGTGAAATTTGGCGAACCGGAAATCGGGGGCTATACAGTCAAGAAAAACGGCTACGCGATGGACAGTTTTTATACCTACGAAGTCATGGGTATATTCCAATCGGAACAAGAAGTCGCTAGTTCGCCTAAGCAGTTTAATGACAATACATTGCCAGGAGATCTCAAGTACCGGGATGTCAATGGGGACGGAAAAATAGATGCGAACGACAGAACAATTATTGCGGGTGTAGATCCAAAGTTGAACTATAGTTTTAATCTAAGTGCAAGTTTTAAGGGCTTTGACTTTTCGGCCCTATTACAAGGGGTATATGGTGTCAAATCTTATGTTTCGGGCTGGGGTGTAACTCCTTTTGTACAGGGTAGCCCACCGACAAAAGATTGGTTAGACCGTTGGACACCTGAAAATCCTTCGACTACAATGCCCCGTATTTATTGGGGTTGGAGCGCTCCGGAGAAATTCAGTCGAGCTTCCAGCTATTTTATACAGGATGCTTCATACTTCCGGTTGAAAAACCTTGTATTGGGATACACTTTACCTGATGGGCTATTGAAAAAATATAAAATTGACCGCCTACGGGTTTATTTTTCGGGTGATAACCTTGTGACTGCAACCAAATTTAAGGGCCTGGATCCTGAGCGCTATGGAAATGGTGACCTCGTGCAATATCCGCAAAACAAGATTTATTCATTTGGTGTACAAGTTAATTTTTAA
- a CDS encoding alpha-galactosidase translates to MPTHHFKHVVLGLLMTQGLVHLEAQAQSKQIPIETRSNALVLEYDSTKTLKMLYYGEKLSDSKEYSTIASGYRQLTDYSGLSNAAYTPSGSKNLLEPAISVVHADGNRSLDLRYEKHAVKNVDANVKQLDITLKDLVYDIYVVLHYKSFLNEDIIEQWATIQNKEKKVVTLEKFASANLTLRSNAYWLRQYHGDWAKEMQVDEAPLTHGIKVLDSKLGTRANLFQPPSFMVSLGKAASEDEGTVLMASLGYSGNFKVDFEVDYLNNLRIIAGINNYASNVKLASNQEFTTPKLIYTLSTKGKGTASRNLHNWARKYQLLDGNGERLTLLNNWEATYFDFNEQKLKGLLQDTKKLGVDLFLLDDGWFGNKYPRNSDHSSLGDWQPNRTKLPNGIATLVEEATKQGVKFGIWVEPEMVSPKSELYEQHPDWVVKQPQREEHYFRNQLILDLTNPKVQDFVFNILDDLFTKNPSLAYIKWDCNAVIYNAHSAFLKDQGAFYISYVEGLYKVLERIRSKYPKVPMMLCSGGGGRVDYAALRYFTEFWPSDNTDPLERIFMQYEYSYFFPAISTSNHVTDWGKQSLKFRTDVAMMGKLGFDIVVSHLKEQDLLFCQQAVKNYDALKGTIWHGEQYRLADPREGDFAALSYVNSQKTEAVVFNYLVNNRYGIGTTDPVRLKGLDAQKQYRVEEINLYPGTKSSLGQGQTYSGDYLMKVGVNPDLNSNRPSVLLKISAL, encoded by the coding sequence ATGCCAACCCATCATTTTAAACATGTTGTACTCGGGCTTTTGATGACCCAGGGGCTTGTCCATCTGGAGGCACAGGCGCAGTCCAAACAGATTCCTATTGAAACCAGATCGAATGCCCTCGTGTTGGAGTACGATTCCACGAAAACACTGAAAATGCTCTATTACGGTGAAAAATTGAGTGATTCAAAAGAGTACTCGACCATTGCAAGCGGTTATAGGCAATTGACAGATTATAGTGGCCTCTCCAACGCAGCTTATACCCCTTCAGGTTCAAAAAACCTACTGGAACCGGCCATCAGTGTCGTTCATGCCGATGGTAACCGCTCCCTGGACCTACGCTATGAAAAGCATGCGGTGAAAAACGTTGATGCGAATGTCAAACAGCTTGATATTACCCTAAAAGATCTGGTATACGATATTTATGTCGTTTTACACTACAAATCGTTTTTGAATGAGGATATCATTGAACAGTGGGCAACCATCCAAAATAAGGAAAAGAAAGTCGTCACGCTGGAAAAATTTGCTTCGGCCAACCTCACCCTGCGCTCCAACGCGTATTGGCTACGGCAGTACCATGGCGACTGGGCAAAAGAAATGCAGGTGGACGAGGCTCCGTTAACACATGGCATTAAAGTGCTGGACAGTAAGCTCGGAACACGGGCGAATTTATTCCAGCCACCTTCCTTTATGGTGTCACTGGGTAAGGCTGCATCCGAAGATGAAGGAACAGTATTGATGGCAAGCCTGGGGTATAGTGGAAATTTTAAGGTGGATTTTGAAGTGGATTACCTCAATAACCTACGTATCATCGCCGGAATAAATAACTATGCTTCCAATGTAAAATTAGCCAGCAACCAGGAGTTTACAACACCCAAGTTGATTTATACCTTATCGACAAAGGGAAAAGGCACCGCCTCCCGAAATCTGCACAATTGGGCCCGTAAATATCAGCTGCTGGATGGAAATGGCGAACGCCTGACTTTACTCAACAATTGGGAGGCGACCTACTTTGATTTTAATGAACAAAAATTAAAAGGTTTACTCCAGGATACCAAGAAACTAGGCGTAGATCTATTTTTATTGGATGACGGCTGGTTTGGAAATAAATATCCGCGTAACAGCGATCACTCCAGTCTGGGAGACTGGCAACCAAACCGGACAAAACTGCCCAATGGTATCGCGACACTCGTGGAAGAAGCAACCAAGCAGGGGGTTAAATTCGGTATCTGGGTAGAACCTGAAATGGTTAGCCCCAAATCCGAACTCTATGAACAACATCCGGATTGGGTTGTCAAACAGCCACAGCGGGAAGAACATTACTTCCGCAATCAGTTGATCCTGGATCTGACAAACCCCAAGGTGCAGGATTTTGTTTTTAATATACTGGATGATCTTTTTACCAAGAATCCATCTTTGGCATATATCAAATGGGACTGCAATGCGGTTATTTACAATGCGCATTCTGCATTTTTAAAGGATCAGGGGGCATTCTATATCTCGTATGTGGAAGGACTGTATAAAGTCCTTGAACGTATACGTTCGAAATATCCGAAAGTGCCGATGATGTTATGTTCGGGCGGGGGTGGTCGTGTGGACTATGCGGCACTTCGGTACTTTACCGAATTTTGGCCTTCGGACAATACAGACCCTTTGGAGCGTATTTTTATGCAGTACGAGTATTCGTACTTTTTCCCGGCAATCAGCACTTCAAACCATGTGACTGACTGGGGAAAACAGTCCCTCAAATTCCGCACGGATGTAGCCATGATGGGCAAACTGGGGTTTGATATTGTGGTGAGCCACCTGAAAGAACAGGATCTGTTATTCTGCCAGCAGGCGGTAAAGAATTACGACGCGCTTAAAGGGACAATATGGCACGGAGAGCAGTATCGTCTGGCCGATCCACGTGAAGGTGACTTTGCCGCCCTTAGCTACGTGAATAGCCAAAAAACAGAAGCTGTCGTCTTCAACTACCTGGTCAATAACCGCTATGGTATCGGAACAACCGATCCTGTCCGTCTAAAAGGACTGGATGCCCAAAAGCAATATCGGGTGGAGGAAATCAACTTGTATCCGGGAACCAAGTCGAGCTTAGGCCAGGGACAAACCTATTCGGGCGACTACCTGATGAAAGTTGGCGTAAATCCAGACCTGAATAGCAACCGTCCCAGTGTTTTACTGAAAATATCGGCACTTTAA
- a CDS encoding glycoside hydrolase family 95 protein yields MKYVLLILLTICFGTSYAQRYYLWDDRPAKDWMTEAYPIGNGRIGAMIFGGVQQEHIQFNENSLWTGDEQETGAYQAFGDLFVRFEQGGDSSYSSYSRKLNLDKGLHEIAYQQDGQQINRRYFASQPDQVMVFEYTNSKKGEFNAQIVLQDAHGQAVEVADGKLAFQGMLDNGMRYAAQVRVQVVGGSLSRTTDEKGRAVLSVKSADRLVLLLSAATDYANTRATKWKSADEPMKVNERNLQQAEKYGVNKLLARHLADYTALFNRVALDLDHSQLDSKQTTKALLEAYKKQPIPALEALVYQYGRYLLISSSRKGGLPANLQGLWNNSNNPPWRSDYHSNINVQMNYWPAEVANLSESAWPYLDYINSMRAVKKINTQKEFPGVRGWTVKTENNIFGGESFLWNTPGSAWYAQALWEHYAFNKDEKYLREFAYPILKEISEFWDDRLVRRADGTVVAPKGWSPEHGPTEDAVSYDHQIIYDLFSNYIQASTILKLDADYRKHITALRDALLKPKIGKWGQLQEWETDRDDPQDKHRHVSHLFGLYPGNQFSVLKTPELAKAARVTLTARGDESTGWSMAWKVAFWARLQDGNHAYKILTNFINLVGGDGIDYNNGGGVYANLLCAHPPFQIDGNLGYVAAVSELLLQSQTDVLELLPALPDRWSAGTVKGLKARGNIHIEMMEWNNGSITQLSLSSPQDQTIQVLSPSQLAGLSPQQEINGKYLYKIQLKANKIVKFVNKS; encoded by the coding sequence ATGAAATACGTTCTCTTAATACTTTTGACCATTTGTTTTGGCACTTCCTACGCCCAACGGTATTATCTATGGGATGATCGACCTGCAAAAGATTGGATGACCGAAGCTTATCCGATCGGAAATGGACGAATAGGAGCCATGATCTTTGGCGGTGTACAGCAAGAACATATTCAATTTAATGAAAATAGCCTTTGGACAGGTGATGAACAGGAAACAGGGGCCTACCAGGCTTTTGGTGATCTTTTTGTTCGCTTTGAACAAGGGGGCGATTCATCGTATTCTTCTTACAGCCGAAAGTTAAACTTAGATAAAGGGCTGCATGAAATAGCCTATCAGCAGGATGGACAGCAGATCAACCGGCGCTATTTTGCCAGCCAGCCCGACCAGGTTATGGTATTTGAGTATACAAACAGTAAAAAAGGTGAATTCAATGCCCAGATTGTACTTCAGGATGCACATGGGCAGGCGGTAGAGGTGGCGGATGGTAAGCTTGCATTTCAGGGAATGCTCGACAATGGTATGCGCTATGCCGCACAGGTACGTGTGCAGGTCGTAGGTGGTTCACTTTCCAGAACAACAGATGAAAAAGGTCGGGCTGTCCTTAGCGTAAAATCTGCCGATCGCCTTGTTCTGCTGCTGAGTGCCGCAACTGATTATGCTAATACTCGGGCCACCAAATGGAAGTCGGCCGATGAACCGATGAAGGTCAATGAACGTAATCTGCAGCAAGCGGAAAAATATGGCGTAAATAAGCTGTTGGCACGGCACCTTGCAGACTATACAGCGCTGTTTAACCGGGTGGCGCTTGATCTCGACCATAGCCAGCTGGACAGTAAGCAAACAACAAAAGCGCTGTTGGAGGCCTATAAAAAACAGCCGATCCCAGCTCTTGAAGCACTGGTCTACCAATATGGACGTTATCTCCTGATCAGTTCTTCCCGAAAAGGCGGTTTGCCTGCAAACCTGCAGGGATTGTGGAACAACAGCAACAATCCACCATGGCGCTCCGATTACCATTCCAATATCAATGTGCAGATGAATTATTGGCCTGCGGAAGTGGCCAATCTGAGTGAGTCGGCCTGGCCTTACCTCGATTATATCAATAGCATGCGTGCCGTGAAAAAAATAAATACACAAAAGGAATTTCCGGGCGTCAGGGGCTGGACTGTAAAGACCGAAAATAATATTTTTGGTGGGGAGAGCTTTCTTTGGAATACGCCGGGAAGTGCCTGGTATGCGCAGGCACTGTGGGAACATTATGCCTTTAACAAAGACGAGAAATACCTACGCGAATTTGCGTATCCGATTTTAAAAGAAATAAGTGAGTTTTGGGATGATCGTCTGGTTCGAAGAGCAGACGGAACTGTGGTGGCGCCAAAAGGCTGGTCGCCGGAACATGGTCCGACCGAGGATGCCGTGAGTTATGACCACCAAATTATTTACGATCTCTTTAGCAACTACATCCAGGCAAGCACAATTTTGAAGTTGGACGCCGATTACCGTAAACATATCACGGCACTTCGCGATGCGCTGCTCAAACCCAAAATCGGCAAATGGGGACAGCTGCAGGAGTGGGAAACGGATCGGGATGATCCACAGGATAAGCATCGCCATGTGTCCCATCTCTTTGGTCTTTATCCCGGTAACCAATTCTCTGTTTTAAAAACACCGGAACTGGCCAAAGCTGCACGAGTTACCCTCACCGCGCGTGGCGACGAATCCACGGGTTGGTCTATGGCCTGGAAGGTGGCTTTTTGGGCCCGCTTGCAGGATGGGAATCACGCCTATAAAATCCTGACCAATTTCATTAACCTCGTTGGCGGCGATGGTATTGATTACAACAATGGCGGTGGCGTTTATGCCAATCTTTTATGTGCCCATCCACCCTTTCAGATCGATGGTAACCTGGGCTATGTGGCTGCTGTGAGTGAACTATTGCTGCAATCGCAAACGGATGTGCTGGAATTACTTCCTGCACTGCCTGATCGCTGGTCGGCCGGGACGGTCAAGGGGCTCAAAGCCCGGGGCAATATACACATTGAAATGATGGAATGGAATAACGGCAGCATTACGCAGCTCAGCCTTTCTTCGCCGCAAGATCAAACGATTCAGGTATTGAGTCCTTCCCAATTGGCAGGTCTAAGCCCACAGCAGGAAATCAATGGTAAATACCTTTACAAGATTCAATTGAAAGCAAACAAAATAGTCAAGTTCGTAAACAAATCCTAA
- a CDS encoding sialate O-acetylesterase → MIKPKQYKRTLLALLLSVASGFSVLQAKVQLPAFIGDNMVLQQKEKVKIWGTSTAAGKELSVNTSWNNKSYQVEVDQQGGWQVYLETPKYGGPYQITINDGDQLILKNILIGEVWFCSGQSNMEMPLAGWGKINNFEQEIKAANFPNIRILQIPKATANQPTTAVKVESGGWNPVTPECIPEFSATAYFFAREIYEKTGIPIGLIHSSWGGTIIEAWMSREALSPFSTYTAAIEKIQRPDAQEIYAKDLAEWNRVAEQQDQVKTAMQGEWFAPQLDKSSWSTITIPSFFDSNLFPGMDGVVYFGKDVELPAHWQGKPLKLILGAIDDNDITYVNGTKVGETVGYDQIRKYTVPATANNGSLLHIAVRVFDGAGDGGIYGGTEQPRLEGPNGEQLSLVGDWKCKVGYDLAKLPTKPNALEGPNRPTVLYNTMVKPFVDFKIKGAIWYQGESNVDSKDAPYQQLLPALIQDWRKQWNNEKMPFYFVQLANFKAKSLTPQPSSWARLREAQRQTLKLPYTGMAVITDIGDAQDIHPKNKQDVGRRLGWIATAQLYGKKIPYSGPVLAHWTTKAGKMQLSFNPMGKKLVLKGADKRNASFTIAGADQVFYPAEVKQVGNKLIVSAKEVPSPVAVRYGWADNPDLVLYNDAGLPASPFRTDSWDK, encoded by the coding sequence ATGATAAAACCTAAACAGTATAAACGGACTTTGTTGGCCCTGCTACTCAGCGTTGCCAGTGGATTTTCTGTCCTACAGGCCAAGGTACAGCTGCCTGCTTTTATTGGCGACAATATGGTACTACAGCAGAAAGAAAAGGTCAAGATCTGGGGAACTAGTACCGCAGCGGGCAAGGAGCTTAGCGTAAATACCAGCTGGAACAACAAGAGCTATCAGGTTGAGGTCGATCAGCAAGGAGGCTGGCAAGTCTATCTGGAGACGCCAAAATACGGTGGACCCTACCAAATTACCATCAACGATGGTGATCAATTGATTCTAAAGAATATTTTGATCGGTGAAGTCTGGTTTTGTTCAGGACAGTCAAATATGGAAATGCCCCTAGCGGGCTGGGGTAAGATCAATAACTTTGAGCAGGAAATCAAAGCAGCCAACTTTCCCAATATTCGTATTTTGCAGATTCCAAAAGCTACGGCCAATCAACCTACCACAGCAGTGAAGGTGGAGTCTGGTGGATGGAATCCGGTGACACCAGAATGTATTCCGGAGTTTTCGGCTACGGCCTATTTTTTTGCACGGGAAATCTACGAGAAAACAGGCATTCCCATTGGGCTGATCCACTCTTCCTGGGGCGGAACAATCATTGAAGCCTGGATGAGCCGGGAGGCACTTTCACCTTTTTCAACCTATACGGCGGCCATTGAGAAAATCCAACGTCCGGATGCACAGGAAATCTATGCGAAAGATCTGGCCGAATGGAATCGCGTCGCCGAACAGCAGGATCAGGTGAAGACAGCAATGCAGGGCGAGTGGTTTGCGCCACAATTGGATAAAAGCAGCTGGTCTACGATTACAATTCCGAGCTTTTTTGACAGTAACCTATTTCCAGGAATGGATGGTGTCGTTTATTTTGGCAAAGACGTTGAACTACCGGCACATTGGCAAGGTAAACCTCTTAAGTTGATTTTGGGAGCAATTGATGACAACGACATCACTTATGTCAATGGTACAAAGGTGGGCGAAACTGTCGGCTACGATCAGATTCGGAAATATACTGTTCCTGCAACAGCCAACAATGGCAGCCTATTGCATATTGCTGTTCGCGTATTTGACGGAGCCGGCGATGGCGGAATATATGGTGGTACGGAACAGCCACGACTGGAAGGACCAAATGGCGAACAGCTATCTCTCGTGGGGGACTGGAAATGCAAAGTGGGTTATGATCTGGCGAAGCTGCCCACAAAACCTAACGCCTTGGAAGGCCCTAATAGGCCTACTGTGCTCTACAATACCATGGTGAAGCCTTTTGTGGATTTTAAGATAAAAGGCGCCATTTGGTACCAGGGAGAAAGTAACGTGGATTCAAAAGACGCTCCCTATCAGCAACTGCTGCCCGCACTGATTCAGGACTGGCGCAAGCAATGGAACAATGAAAAGATGCCTTTTTATTTTGTTCAACTGGCCAACTTTAAGGCGAAAAGTTTAACACCGCAGCCTTCTTCCTGGGCGAGATTACGGGAAGCGCAGCGCCAAACACTCAAATTGCCTTATACAGGTATGGCTGTTATAACGGATATCGGCGATGCTCAGGATATTCACCCCAAAAATAAGCAGGATGTCGGTAGAAGGCTTGGCTGGATCGCAACAGCGCAGCTGTATGGCAAAAAAATCCCTTATTCGGGCCCGGTTCTCGCGCATTGGACGACAAAAGCTGGAAAAATGCAACTTAGCTTTAATCCCATGGGCAAAAAGCTTGTGCTGAAAGGAGCGGATAAACGCAATGCTAGCTTTACTATTGCTGGTGCCGATCAGGTCTTTTATCCTGCAGAAGTCAAACAGGTCGGAAATAAGTTGATCGTATCTGCCAAAGAAGTACCGTCACCCGTCGCAGTGCGTTACGGATGGGCCGATAACCCGGATTTGGTACTCTATAACGATGCTGGATTACCCGCTTCTCCGTTCCGTACCGATAGCTGGGATAAATAA